A single Methanolobus sp. ZRKC5 DNA region contains:
- a CDS encoding hydantoinase/oxoprolinase family protein encodes MNLGLGIDTGGTYTDAVIMDLEDGSIIDSNKSLTTYPDLIKGIINSIDGLKAEYLANVRFTSVSTTLATNTTLEDKGYPAGLILIGYNISRKIPTDHILSIEGGHDADGNEAEPLGNLKNVKDFVTMNQRKVSSFAVSSYFGVRNPEHELMIKEMIQELTDLPVVCGHELSMELGAYERTLTALLNAQLIPVIDQFIRSVRSVMQDKNINSVLMMMRCDGSLVRIEEALKKPVESIFSGPAASLLGAAHLAGLKECLTIDVGGTSTDISMILDGMPAISSSGAVVGDWDTMVKAIKMNTSAIGGDSHVWMKEKAHIGPNRVIPLCLCATEFPSIVRKLQNAEKISSRIMNDIIQPTTFFISNGAKSHSLPTSELEVEEMEIFDAITDEPSSISDIASKTNKHALMFEGILRKLIQKRYVKQVGFTPTDVLHVTGAYTRWDSSASMLGASILSEYTSMEPFDLCAKLKEDVAREIVLNLIAHCADKVKKTDLEKILSGTELMKFTIKTPVVMVGAPVAPYLKDMKYFIDADIRLPQYHEVGNAVGALVGNVVYREEVLIRPAGSGSSQYLLFSEKGRQMFDDYQGALDMANSLVNSTVSEYMSGYGLSMDNVRFDLECNNIGSIGTVPLETKIVGVAVGSPKGVI; translated from the coding sequence ATGAATCTCGGGCTTGGAATAGATACTGGCGGCACATATACAGATGCCGTAATCATGGATCTTGAAGATGGATCAATAATAGATTCAAACAAATCGCTTACTACTTACCCTGATCTGATCAAGGGCATAATAAATTCAATTGATGGCCTTAAAGCCGAATATCTTGCTAATGTGAGATTCACTTCAGTATCCACCACACTCGCTACCAACACCACATTGGAGGATAAAGGGTACCCTGCAGGTCTCATACTTATTGGCTATAATATATCCCGAAAAATTCCGACAGATCATATCCTTTCCATAGAAGGCGGTCATGATGCCGATGGAAATGAAGCAGAACCACTGGGCAACCTGAAGAATGTGAAAGATTTTGTTACAATGAATCAACGCAAGGTATCTTCCTTTGCTGTATCATCGTATTTCGGAGTACGCAACCCGGAACATGAACTGATGATCAAAGAGATGATCCAGGAGCTGACAGATCTCCCTGTTGTTTGCGGACATGAACTTTCCATGGAACTTGGAGCTTACGAAAGGACTTTGACAGCACTTCTTAATGCCCAGCTGATTCCGGTAATAGACCAGTTCATAAGGTCTGTAAGGTCAGTGATGCAGGATAAGAACATCAATTCGGTCTTAATGATGATGAGATGTGACGGATCGCTTGTCAGGATCGAAGAGGCACTAAAAAAACCAGTTGAATCCATTTTTTCCGGACCTGCTGCGAGCCTGCTGGGCGCTGCACATCTAGCAGGTCTAAAGGAGTGCCTGACCATAGATGTTGGAGGTACAAGTACGGATATTTCTATGATCCTTGATGGCATGCCTGCCATCAGCAGTTCCGGTGCTGTTGTCGGTGATTGGGATACAATGGTCAAAGCTATTAAAATGAACACTTCTGCCATTGGAGGAGACAGTCATGTATGGATGAAGGAAAAAGCGCATATCGGACCTAACAGGGTCATACCCCTATGTCTTTGTGCTACTGAATTCCCGTCCATCGTAAGGAAATTGCAGAATGCTGAAAAGATTTCAAGTCGCATAATGAACGATATCATCCAGCCAACAACATTCTTCATATCCAATGGAGCAAAATCTCATTCCCTGCCAACCTCTGAACTTGAGGTAGAAGAGATGGAAATATTCGATGCAATTACAGACGAACCATCCTCTATATCGGATATTGCCTCTAAGACAAATAAACATGCTCTGATGTTCGAAGGTATCCTGAGAAAGCTCATACAGAAAAGATATGTAAAACAAGTGGGCTTCACCCCGACCGATGTCCTGCATGTTACCGGTGCCTATACAAGATGGGATTCCAGTGCATCGATGCTTGGGGCCTCGATCCTTTCAGAATACACTTCTATGGAACCCTTTGATCTCTGCGCCAAACTCAAAGAAGATGTTGCCAGAGAGATCGTACTCAATCTCATTGCACACTGTGCAGACAAAGTGAAGAAAACAGATCTGGAAAAAATATTGAGCGGCACAGAACTAATGAAATTCACGATAAAGACCCCCGTGGTAATGGTGGGTGCTCCGGTAGCTCCATATTTGAAAGATATGAAATATTTCATTGATGCGGACATAAGGCTTCCGCAGTACCATGAAGTGGGTAATGCTGTAGGTGCCCTTGTCGGTAATGTGGTTTACAGGGAAGAAGTACTGATAAGGCCAGCAGGCTCGGGCAGTTCACAGTATCTGTTATTCTCTGAAAAAGGAAGACAAATGTTCGATGATTATCAGGGTGCTCTTGACATGGCCAATTCCCTTGTCAACAGCACAGTTTCAGAGTATATGTCCGGCTACGGATTAAGTATGGATAATGTAAGGTTCGATCTTGAATGTAATAATATCGGGAGTATTGGAACAGTGCCCCTTGAGACAAAGATCGTAGGGGTAGCCGTTGGTTCCCCTAAGGGGGTAATATGA
- a CDS encoding methyltransferase cognate corrinoid protein, translated as MKAAILNQLAEAVVDGDDDLAEELAQKALEDGVDPYEAIVDGLAKGMIIVSDKYEKGEAFVPHLLIASGAMYAGMDILTPHMKVEAGAERSVGVIGTIEGDVHDIGKNLVKTMMSASGFDMIDLGHDVPVEKFIEVAKEKKADLVSMSALMTTTMTNMERVIEMLQEEGIRDSLIVMIGGAPVSPEFAEKIGADSTHPDSLAATEWAKDAVSKLAPAEQRWSEEKISLGKVKYREILSKKTVKGKTDVGLETAKQIIADFESVAVKTKEEMTHMDRTLASLGDKKVDRLPVYPLACGVLRKFADVNYKEYATDINAFVESAYLGSKYLDTDMFVGLIDLSATSADFGCKIKYPEDDTPSSEGHLEAYESIEVPEVKEGTRAYELIMASKAATEKLNKELDTPFVGFHEGPLLTLTQLMGADRVLMDMKTHPDVVLEAVQKCTDYICQVSELFFEESACNALCIDNLWSNNVIMSEEDYWKFDGKFVHDQHLPIFKKYDQPYMIHNCADAVHFDTQIKKFGTQLFSYAYYPKLRGKGSQNYADLIPKYGDTCCMMGELNPIEFMDNTPAGVQKIKDDTKDLLEGVLPVLKESGLQSKYVMTSGCEIPPGGPLSTVKAMVDVAKELGPDLQKKIFG; from the coding sequence ATGAAAGCAGCAATCTTGAACCAATTAGCGGAAGCTGTAGTCGACGGTGACGACGACCTTGCAGAAGAACTTGCACAAAAAGCCCTTGAAGACGGAGTGGATCCTTACGAGGCAATTGTGGACGGACTTGCAAAAGGAATGATCATTGTAAGTGACAAGTATGAAAAGGGTGAAGCCTTTGTGCCACACCTGCTCATCGCATCTGGTGCCATGTATGCAGGTATGGATATACTGACCCCACATATGAAAGTAGAGGCAGGAGCAGAGCGTTCCGTGGGTGTTATAGGAACCATCGAGGGAGATGTCCATGATATCGGAAAGAACCTTGTCAAGACAATGATGTCCGCATCCGGTTTTGATATGATTGATCTGGGTCACGATGTGCCAGTCGAGAAATTCATTGAAGTGGCGAAGGAGAAGAAAGCAGACCTGGTTTCCATGAGTGCCTTAATGACAACTACCATGACCAACATGGAAAGGGTAATTGAGATGCTGCAGGAGGAAGGTATCAGAGATTCCCTTATAGTCATGATAGGAGGAGCACCTGTTTCCCCAGAATTCGCAGAAAAGATTGGTGCAGACTCTACACATCCTGATTCCCTTGCAGCTACGGAATGGGCAAAGGATGCAGTAAGCAAACTTGCCCCTGCTGAACAGAGATGGAGCGAGGAGAAAATCTCACTTGGCAAGGTCAAATACAGAGAGATTCTGTCTAAAAAGACGGTAAAAGGAAAGACAGATGTAGGTCTGGAAACTGCAAAGCAAATAATTGCAGATTTTGAGAGTGTAGCTGTCAAGACGAAAGAAGAAATGACCCATATGGACAGGACCCTGGCTTCACTGGGCGATAAAAAGGTCGACAGATTACCGGTATATCCACTAGCCTGTGGAGTTTTGAGGAAATTTGCCGATGTCAACTACAAGGAGTATGCTACTGACATCAATGCGTTCGTTGAGAGTGCTTACCTGGGATCCAAATATCTGGATACGGACATGTTCGTAGGGCTCATCGACCTTTCTGCAACATCAGCTGACTTTGGATGCAAGATCAAGTACCCTGAAGATGACACACCTTCATCCGAAGGACACCTTGAGGCATATGAAAGTATAGAAGTTCCTGAGGTTAAGGAAGGTACTCGTGCCTATGAGCTTATAATGGCTTCCAAGGCGGCTACTGAGAAACTTAACAAGGAACTTGATACACCATTTGTCGGATTCCATGAAGGTCCCCTGCTTACCCTTACCCAACTTATGGGTGCAGACCGTGTCCTGATGGACATGAAGACACATCCTGATGTGGTACTTGAAGCAGTCCAGAAATGTACAGATTACATCTGCCAGGTGTCTGAACTGTTCTTTGAAGAAAGTGCCTGTAATGCATTGTGTATTGATAACCTCTGGTCCAACAATGTGATCATGAGCGAGGAGGACTACTGGAAGTTCGATGGAAAGTTCGTACATGACCAGCATTTGCCAATATTCAAGAAATACGACCAGCCCTACATGATACACAACTGTGCAGATGCAGTACACTTTGACACACAGATCAAGAAATTCGGAACTCAGTTGTTCAGCTACGCATACTATCCAAAGCTAAGAGGCAAGGGTTCACAGAACTATGCAGACCTAATTCCAAAATATGGTGATACATGTTGTATGATGGGAGAGCTCAATCCGATAGAGTTCATGGATAATACTCCTGCAGGTGTTCAGAAGATAAAGGATGACACAAAGGATCTGCTTGAAGGTGTGCTCCCCGTACTCAAGGAGAGTGGATTGCAATCCAAGTATGTAATGACGTCTGGTTGTGAGATTCCTCCAGGAGGACCTCTTTCGACCGTGAAGGCAATGGTAGATGTAGCAAAGGAACTGGGTCCTGACCTTCAGAAAAAGATATTCGGATAA
- a CDS encoding winged helix-turn-helix domain-containing protein, with protein sequence MKLALLGILFLSDKRKDLLILLIEKPMNIDEIKNTLNVTSSAMMTQIKILIDQGIILYENDYYRLSSFGEVIVKKMVPLLHILMVFEDNKQYWENHKVKNIPIYLLERIEELGSCEVVEPELNRMYELPKRFTENLVQSKYIMEISSSFSPAYPYKYIELARKGVRISLVITEPVFERFETEYFEQLQDYLGMENTELFVCKDDIGFASSVVTDRFLSLTLFYKNGMFHNHAMMSFEMNALVWGEDMYQFFRKMSQEVTGI encoded by the coding sequence CTATCCGACAAAAGAAAAGATCTGCTCATCCTGCTGATAGAAAAACCTATGAACATCGATGAGATTAAAAATACACTCAATGTCACTTCCAGTGCCATGATGACACAGATTAAGATCCTCATCGATCAGGGTATAATACTTTATGAAAATGATTATTACAGGCTTTCGAGTTTTGGAGAGGTGATCGTAAAAAAAATGGTTCCTCTTTTACACATCTTAATGGTCTTCGAAGATAATAAACAATACTGGGAAAATCATAAAGTTAAAAATATTCCGATATATCTTCTTGAGAGAATAGAAGAACTGGGTTCCTGTGAAGTTGTTGAGCCGGAACTTAATCGCATGTATGAATTACCGAAAAGGTTCACTGAAAATCTCGTACAGTCAAAATACATCATGGAAATTTCTTCTTCATTCAGTCCAGCTTATCCCTATAAGTACATTGAACTTGCCAGAAAAGGTGTCCGAATTTCACTCGTCATAACGGAGCCTGTGTTTGAAAGATTTGAAACGGAGTATTTCGAACAATTGCAGGATTATCTCGGGATGGAAAATACGGAACTTTTTGTGTGCAAAGACGATATAGGTTTTGCATCCAGTGTAGTAACAGACAGATTCCTCTCATTGACTTTGTTCTATAAGAACGGCATGTTTCACAATCATGCTATGATGAGTTTTGAAATGAACGCATTGGTGTGGGGAGAAGACATGTATCAGTTCTTCAGAAAGATGTCACAAGAAGTTACAGGTATCTGA